In Paraburkholderia flagellata, a genomic segment contains:
- a CDS encoding ShlB/FhaC/HecB family hemolysin secretion/activation protein codes for MAGGKTFELHSIRLVGNETLSTATLLPLVSSKIGQQVSLNDLNDMAARIAQAYHERGYALAQVVVPPQDVTSGDVTLTVLEGKIGRVHLNVAPDTPVRESLLRARLAAIQPGKPLLQRDLERTMLLLSDVPGVRVTSALEAGSVPGTVDLTVNVEPAKRWEFGVSLDDYGAPQAGQWRLGMVGRLNSPFGIGDNLDVNLLWAERSDTVYGRIGYDAPVDSNGTRVGIAYSHLYYYLGQDFASLNAQGNADVVTGSVSYPLIRSRSQNLLLRGAIEYRSLTDNVGVAGFTNPQKLTLGSVGLSYESRDSFLGGGFNSAELELAVGHLNIDNAEALALDQAPDGRHTEGTSVRMTMLANRLNAITEKWSVFFGVSGQWANENLDSSSRIALGGPHAVRAYSPDEAVVDEGLIATASIRYAVISAVTVSAFFDIGVGRYNARSIPGQGANTVTRSGAGLAVYWTGPAGITLDASLAWRTTRADTTGDDKVPRLYVQLSKAF; via the coding sequence GTGGCCGGAGGGAAAACGTTCGAACTTCATAGCATTCGTCTGGTTGGCAACGAGACGCTTTCCACCGCGACGTTGTTGCCGCTCGTGAGCAGCAAGATCGGACAGCAGGTCAGCCTGAACGACCTGAACGATATGGCGGCGCGCATCGCGCAGGCGTATCACGAGCGCGGCTACGCGCTTGCCCAGGTCGTGGTTCCCCCTCAGGACGTGACCAGCGGCGACGTGACGCTCACTGTGCTCGAAGGCAAGATTGGTCGCGTACATCTGAATGTCGCGCCAGACACGCCAGTCCGAGAGAGCCTGCTGCGCGCGCGGCTCGCAGCGATCCAGCCTGGCAAGCCGCTCCTCCAGCGTGATCTCGAACGAACGATGCTGCTGCTATCGGACGTGCCCGGCGTGCGCGTCACGTCGGCACTCGAGGCGGGTAGCGTGCCGGGTACGGTCGATCTGACCGTGAACGTGGAACCAGCAAAACGCTGGGAATTTGGCGTGTCGCTCGACGACTATGGTGCTCCGCAGGCTGGCCAATGGCGCCTTGGCATGGTTGGCCGACTGAACTCACCGTTCGGCATCGGCGACAATCTGGACGTCAACCTGCTGTGGGCGGAGCGCTCTGACACCGTGTATGGCCGCATCGGCTATGACGCGCCGGTCGACAGCAACGGCACGCGCGTGGGGATCGCCTATTCACATCTGTACTACTACCTGGGTCAGGATTTTGCGTCGCTCAATGCACAAGGGAATGCCGACGTCGTCACCGGTTCCGTCTCGTATCCGCTGATCCGCTCTCGCAGCCAGAACCTGCTGTTGCGCGGCGCGATCGAATATCGCTCGCTGACCGACAATGTCGGCGTCGCCGGCTTTACCAATCCGCAGAAGCTCACGCTCGGCAGCGTCGGACTCTCCTATGAAAGCCGGGACAGTTTTCTGGGCGGCGGTTTCAACAGTGCGGAGCTCGAACTCGCCGTCGGTCATCTGAATATCGACAATGCCGAGGCCCTCGCACTCGATCAAGCGCCCGACGGGCGCCATACGGAGGGCACGAGCGTTCGTATGACGATGCTCGCGAATCGCCTCAACGCAATCACCGAAAAGTGGAGTGTGTTTTTCGGTGTGTCGGGGCAGTGGGCCAACGAGAATCTTGATAGCTCGTCGCGCATTGCGCTAGGTGGCCCGCACGCGGTGCGAGCCTATTCGCCTGACGAGGCCGTGGTCGATGAAGGGCTGATAGCGACGGCCTCGATTCGCTATGCCGTCATTTCAGCAGTCACGGTTTCCGCATTCTTCGATATTGGAGTGGGTCGATATAACGCGCGCTCTATACCGGGGCAGGGCGCCAATACCGTCACACGCAGCGGAGCAGGTCTTGCGGTGTACTGGACCGGCCCTGCCGGAATCACGCTTGACGCAAGTCTCGCCTGGCGTACCACGCGGGCCGACACGACCGGCGACGACAAGGTGCCGCGGCTTTACGTGCAGTTATCGAAGGCGTTCTGA